The stretch of DNA attgGAAATAGGATTAGAATGACACGGGGGAATTAGTGGATAATCTCTGGGATTATTATAATGCTGAAGAGTCGCTTGCCATGCCGATGATATCAAGCTACTTGATGATATGGCCACCGCCATTTTCGACCCCTTCTccccttttctcttctctctatcacAAAGCAGAGCGACACATCagcaaatgaagaagaagaacaaattgataattttttaattattattttcttttttagaaaacaatctCCTTCCTTTGCCACATAATATGTGAGTCATTCATATTCCTCCCCGTGGGATAATGTGTCATTAATGCTCTGTCCTCTCTGTCCATTttgacttttcttctttcttacactctttttttttttttttttttttttNNNNNNNNNNNNNNNNNNNNNNNNNNNNNNNNNNNNNNNNNNNNNNNNNNNNNNNNNNNNNNNNNNNNNNNNNNNNNNNNNNNNNNNNNNNNNNNNNNNNNNNNNNNNNNNNNNNNNNNNNNNNNNNNNNNNNNNNNNNNNNNNNNNNNNNNNNNNNNNNNNNNNNNNNNNNNNNNNNNNNNNNNNNNNNNNNNNNNNNNNNNNNNNNNNNNNNNNNNNNNNNNNNNNNNNNNNtttttttttttttttttttttttaataaagaaacataaaaaaatacgACCAGAAAATATTGcctgaaaatagaaaaaagaaaaaagacaatgTACATCGATCGATCCcacttacaattttttttaaaaaaactcgTGTTACCGATCAGTACAAATCAGGTTTGGAAGAACCAAACAGGTCTAAAACTAAACCGGAATATAACCGAACTCTAACTAGTAGGTAGTCCGGTTATTACTTGGTCATAATAAGACCGTGGAAAAGAAagacactattttttttatttgacagATGATGAATGATCCGGACCATCACAAATGTTACAGATATCTTGTGTTAGGAGATGAATAGCTTCTCAGGTAGCTTCGCAGAACTGAATACCGCCACTGATTTGTACTGCAACAtgccaaaaaccaaaaaatggtGTTAACACGAACCGACTCAAACCAAACCACACTTCTTCATTCGGTTTGATGAAaccaaaattgattttttttttttttttttttttttttttttttttttNNNNNNNNNNNNNNNNNNNNNNNNNNNNNNNNNNNNNNNNNNNNNNNNNNNNNNNNNNNNNNNNNNNNNNNNNNNNNNNNNNNNNNNNNNNNNNNNNNNNNNNNNNNNNNNNNNNNNNNNNNNNNNNNNNNNNNNNNNNNNNNNNNNNNNNNNNNNNNNNNNNNNNNNNNNNNNNNNNNNNNNNNNNNNNNNNNNNNNNNNNNNNNNNNNNNNNNNNNNNNNNNNNNNNNNNNNNNNNNNNNNNNNNNNNNNNNNNNNNNNNNNNNNNNNNNNNNNNNNNNNNNNNNNNNNNNNNNNNNNNNNNNNNNNNNNNNNNNNNNNNNNNNNNNNNNNNNNNNNNNNNNNNNNNNNNNNNNNNNNNNNNNNNNNNNNNNNNNNNNNNNNNNNNNNNNNNNNNNNNNNNNNNNNNNNNNNNNNNNNNNNNNNNNNNNNNNNNNNNNNNNNNNNNNNNNNNNNNNNNNNNNNNNNNNNNNNNNNNNNNNNNNNNNNNNNNNNNNNNNNNNNNNNNNNNNNNNNNNNNNNNNNNNNNNNNNNNNNNNNNNNNNNNNNNNNNNNNNNNNNNNNNNNNNNNNNNNNNNNNNNNNNNNNNNNNNNNNNNNNNNNNNNNNNNNNNNNNNNNNNNNNNNNNNNNNNNNNNNNNNNNNNNNNNNNNNNNNNNNNNNNNNNNNNNNNNNNNNNNNNNNNNNNNNNNNNNNNNNNNNNNNNNNNNNNNNNNNNNNNNNNNNNNNNNNNNNNNNNNNNNNNNNNNNNNNNNNNNNNTTCCGTTAGGTAATTCGCCAGATATTCCATTTCCAGACTTGGGCTCTTCagattccaaaacaaaaaggtttcaGTTTTTCTGCTTAATGTATTCTTATGATACATCTGATCTGATATATTCAATAAAAGGGTACATTACCGGATAAGAAGCTTGAGCTGCTCGAAGAAATCTCCTGCAAAGACCAATATATACTTTTGAATcaccaaaaacacacacaaaaacatatgatGTAAGCATTTTGCATTGTCTGGTAAGATTTACCTGAGGAATGTCTTTGAAGTGGGAGTGTAAATTTGAAAGCTAAAATGCTTGAGTACTTGGCTCTCCATTTCCAGCACCTGATCTCTTGTGTAAGTGTTATTCGTGATGAAGCATAACTCCTCAATCCGTGGCGCACATATTTCCTCATATTTTCTTCATTACAACATTTCAAGAAACTCTTTTAGTTCTTGTTTGAGACCAGAGAATTGTTTGATTCGTATGTGATAGAGGAACTTACGAAGCAATGAGCATACAGGTGATGCCAAGCAATTGAAGTCTCTGTCTTTCCACGTAGTTTCCATGGAGAAACCAGTCTATGAGATACACTGTTAGGTAGAGAGTGTCAGGTACAAGTGTGTATTCCTCTGATACCTGAAATTTTTTAGAGTTGTCTCAGAATCAGACATAAAGACTTCAAAACCAAGCAAGAAACAAACTGTTTGGAAGTAAAACTAACCTCTACAAGCCAATCAACCAGAATTCCCCGCATTGTCTGAGTCACATCTCTTTGAGTCCTTTCCATAAAATCAGGAAATGGTCTGCGTTTAAGCTGCGAAGTTGACAAGTCGTCAGGAATCAGATGCCACGAATGCATTATCGTAAAATTTCGAAATCCGAGGGATTATTTACCTCAGCAACACGCAGGTTGTAGTATATATCAAGTGCATATAGGCTACAGAGTAGAGGATCCTTGCCATCTAAATCAATGTCAACGAATTTTGGGATACTTGCCACACTGGAACTTGCTCCAACACAACTTCTTTCAACTGTTAACCATTTTGCAATAATACAACTGCATCAGAAATGTTATATAAATCACTCACACAAGCTTCAGCAACAGACCAATTGTAAACTTCACCTGTCCCAAGGGGTCTTGGAGGCAATCTTGAACTCGGCTGTGCGATAAAGCTATAAGATGCTTCGTTTGTACCCAAGCTCGTGCCTGTACAATCCGACAAGCTTCCTCCTGCTGAATTTGCCACAACTTCTACCTTTTCATCTGTAACTTGTGAAGTAGCCGAAGAAGATGCCACCTTGGAAGAACTCGCTCGTCCCTTCTTTATCTGCTTGATATTGTCCACCTAAATGGCAAAAAAAACCAACACTTGTCAGCAAAAACATACTTGTTGTCATAAAAAGTAGCAATTTTTAAGAAGCAGCATTGCATAGTTAACAACCGCAACATTGAAGCAACTTGTGTAAGAATTCTCGCAGGTAACATTAGTAATGTCCTTGAGAACAGCTCGCTTCTTAGGTGCATTGGCTTTCTTCTCATCCAAGTCTGTTCTTTTAGACTTTACTCTCAGAACCCGTCCCTGGTTATGTGATGTAGCAGCCACTTCTGAAGATGTAATCAGCTTAGAAGAAGCACGCAGAGCAGAGGCAAGAGCACGAGTTACAGGGCGACCATGGAGCCGTATGGTGTTGCCAGAAACAGCATTCTCCTTTCCCATGATTGTAAACCCTTAAAAGACGATCCACCCCCTTTTTAATGCTTGAGGCTTAGCACCACATAACCTCTCGATCTGTGGAATTGAAGTCAGGAGAAATCGAAGATCAATGGTATGTAGATgcaagaaaacagagagatctAACGGAGGCAAACTTATATCTAATGCATATAGGAAGCTTGGAGAAATTGTTTAGCCTAAAGAAAGCAAGAGTTATGCTCCTAAACGAGGGTTGTTTATCAGATAATTCACGACGACTGGAGCCAGAATTGCACCACACAATTTTAGTTCGTCAAGTTccaaagtttcaaacttttataaaagtCAAGTCAGATTCATGGTGAAATTACAGAGCAATTGTGAATTTACTTATATTACTGaccaaaaaaatcagaaactgTAAAGCAGAAAAACCCTCAAAGCCtccttgaaaaagaaaaagtcgcAGCAATTTTATAGTAGTAACAAACACGGAGCGGAGCGACTCTGCgcaaaatttggagaaataaaatttgtaagagAAAACGTCAAAGGGAAAAATTAGTAAAGTTTGGTTCTTTATTTCATGGGTTTTATGTAAAAATGTTGTATATGCCCCATAAGAAAtcggaacaaaaaaaaggaactaaTATAAACGCAGGAAAACGAACAGACCCATGATTTTAAAGCTACAAGCAAGAtctctttaaaacaaaaacaaaaatcatcttCGATCCGTTCGTAAAAGGGAACCAACTATCACATTATCTTTAATTATTCCAAGAAAATCCGATTGACCCATGAAGAAgccaagagaaaaaaaaaacttttaagaaCGAAGAGAAAGTTTCAAGAAACCATCCCAGAAAACCGCCTTAAAAATTGCAGGGTCGGcgttaaaaacaaatataatctaaaACGGAGAAGATGGGAACTTACGCTTCAGATAattcttcaagaagaagaagaatgaagaagaaaaaaaaggagtccttttgttgttttgtttgggaAAGGAGCTGttggaacaaaagaaaaaaaaaaaaaaaagaaggggaGCTTGGTTGGGTTGGGCAGATCGAGAGAGTAAATTTGGGTATAGTCAATTTGCTTTTATGCAAAAGGTCTGTGTCTGTCTCTCTGAGTGAGTGAGCGGGATAGACAGTGTGTTTaaagatattaataatttaatattcatttttgcTAAAATAGAAACTcctttttagtatatatttagAGAAAGAATATGTTTATCTATACTTCTCTCTAACCAAACTCATTGACTGTTTTTGAGTTTGACCATGAAATAAGGGACAAACAAGAAATAACTATTACTAGTTTATAAGTAATTTGTAgttaaatttttcaattttggtaTGTGATTGAACATAGCTTTTACTTTAGATTTTGGTAACTAATCATTTACCTTATTTTCACCTTAATCATCTGTTGCTATTTTGGGTTCTGTGTCATTTTCATTTCTCCATTAACCTGTTGTTATTAATGAGGATTTATTATGCAaactgtatgttttttttttttatctttttcttttgttcgaatgttttatttatttatttacttttggtatttaaaaagtaaaaggaCGATAGAGGTATGAATATAGTTACGGTTTCCAAGATCTGTATCCATCATAACATGCACATTTATTTACTTACACCGTTCAAATGCAAATATGTTAAAAACTCTAGACAGCGTGTCTATTCATCCAAAGGTAAAATAAAAGTGAATAAACAACACAAATGTTGTTcaaaggtaaaaagaaaagagtgattaaaatacaaaactcaTCTGttcaaattttgaagatttgaagaaagattccaccagttaatttttttaatggtaaagttttaaacttttgaaatatatataaaaaaaacacacagacacacactaactagtaaaaataaaaacaaagaccaAATGCACGTTTACCCCAGAATCAGTCTTCTGATTTATATTTACGTTTCtatatgtttcttttaatattccCCTAATAGCTTATTTGGACACCACATGCTAAAAGGATCCATCCATAAATTCTACactatctttttaatttttttttgttggtgtgtaGAGACTAGAGAACTTTAAAGAATccgttttatttatattggatTTGCTCCGTtttaaaagcatatatatatacttaaagaCGCTCTCGTAAAAGAGAACATACACTGTGTGATGACTGATGTGCTAACACActtttttacttatttcatgcaaaacaaaactttataagTATCTAATTTTCTCAGCGGTTACTTTGACCAAATCTAGATGAAATAAAAACTTGGTCATTTAGGGAGAGATCTTTCCGCTACTAAAACGTTCTACAAatccactttttttttagaataataggagttataaaaacaaaaaataaaaactgtaaTAGATCTCATTGTCCTAGgataaattagtttaaaagaaatttataatatCACTGTGATGATGCGTAGATCCGCAGGAGGCacttagaaaaagaaaagatactCCTTAGGAAGTGAACAATAAATATAAGTGGTGGAATCTGCCATTTCAGGTCTTTGTTACGTTCATGACTTTAATTATATATGGCTTGATGATCGATTACTTGTAGGTACATACATCTTAGCTATGTCAGAatatatttgttgtttgatAGAATTCATTATTCATTATTCATTATTATtagctttgtttaaaaaaatatattaaaaactgtTCGAAATACTATCAgatttgaaatgaaaattgaatttgaaataaaggTAATATTTAAGTTGTGGTTTCGTTTTTGAAAATGTGTTCAAAAAGTTAAAGTTGAGTGTATTCTTTTGCTAAGAAGTGAAACGGCAATAAAAGTCAAAAAGATTATTAAGTCAAAACTTTCATATGAAAACTCTGATGTTACATGATATAACCTaagaaagaatacaaaaaaaaacacaaggaaaaagTATCCGTAGGAtctctatattttataatatagacaCAGCGCACAAGTGCACAACACACGAGTAATTTAAAAGCCACAGTGACGAGCTAGAGAGAAGCAATAGTCTCACTTACCACATGCGATGAGGGGGGGACTAGACATCttggatttcaaaatataaagagCATTGTATGGATCaactataatattatatgtttattttttttttgttttatatagaagaagaagagtaatgCGTTAAAGCTGTGTAAGTGTGAGAAGGACGTAACGAGAAGTCTTCGTTGGACCTAATAAATAACGTTTTACGGTTTTATCCAAAGACCCAAAAAGTGAGATCTAcgatttcaatttcaaattctaaaataaatgaaagaaatattCAAATCACACAGAAACAGATCTAATATAAGCTTTAGTCCATAATTCAATTCGTATAATTTGAACACACTCCCAACTTTCCCACCTCAGCCTTTTAGACccatctctagacatatatggCCGTAAGCAAAAGTCGAGAAAGAAATAAGGATGCATAGGTAAGTTTGAGTAATGTGATCCATAAATTTGCTCCTTCTGTAAGAACAGCAAAAAATGGGCCGTGGAATAATATGTATGTCCGTTTAGATGAAAGTGAAaagaataataacattattaaaaGGGAACATGAAGGGCCTATctatatatgtgaaattttcttgaaaagaaaactCATAAATCAAGAAATCTCAacacccaaaagaaaaatatatgagagAATCCGTGGAGCTGCTTGGTTGAGTAATAATGGATTTTTAAAGCTGCTCGATCATAATAATTTTGGAGGATTAAGTCGACGAGATCATCATATCAAAAGAAAGGCgttactcttttttgttttttttttgggacaaattATTAATACGAGTATATctcttaatattattatatagttttgatacctttttggctttttctaGATTAGTATagtataacttaaataaaaaaataaataaaaaaaactcagaagaaaagagagagaaatagacaggaaaaaaacatgaaagtaaaaaaagaaccAAGGGGttggtgaaagaagaagaagacaaagatgagGCGTGCTTAACGctcgtttctctctttttaggTGTTCGTCAACGATTGATTCCTCTCTTTAATTTTGCATTAGCTTTAGCTTATAGGTGGAGATTAGATAGACTTctgtaactctctctctctctctctttttttctttcagtttacacatacatatatatctcAAACAGTTTGGACCCTAATTTTGCAAAATCTCTGGTCGAGTTTGTTGgtgtttttgagagatttatatatatatatatatatatatatatatatatatatatcggaaAATGGGATCGTTTGGGATGATGCTTTCGAGGAGAACGTTGGCTACGGAGTTGCCCGTCATGGTCGAGGTCTCTTCCTCGTACTTCTCCTTTTcctaattttcaatttttattccCTTCTTTCATTTCTTTACTTGAAATAAattggtttgggtttttttttttcttgcgtGCAGATTCGGAAATTAATGAAGGAATTGACGAACCCTATGTCTCTCGCTCAGGTTTGTCCTCCTCTCTAGAAACAACATCTACTTAAAGAGTTAGTTGttcacactcacacacacacacacacaaaataaaaatcaagactTGGGGTTTCGTGATTTGTTTAGTCTTAATAAGTCTCTCATGTTTCATGTGGGGGATGGATTATTACAGGGAGTTGTGCATTGGCAGCCTCCTCAGAAGGCCTTAGACAAAGTCAAGGAGCTTGTCTGGGATCCTACTATTAGCTCTTATGGACCCGATGAAGGTCTTCCTGAGTTAAGAATGGCTCTTCTCAACAAGGTATGTGAGCGACGTTTTTGTCAAATTGTTTTACTTTGTGGTttcattttgtaaaaaaagaaaagaaaatgctAAGCCATCTATTTCCTACTACTACTCTGAAGCTGCGTGAAGAAAACAAGCTAACCAAATCAGCTGTGATGGTTACTGCTGGTGCCAATCAGGTACtcctatcttttttttgtttgattactCCTATCAAGTAGTATAGGCTTTGCTTCTAGTCTCAGTCTCTTGTTTTTTGTATCTAGTG from Camelina sativa cultivar DH55 chromosome 9, Cs, whole genome shotgun sequence encodes:
- the LOC104715995 gene encoding cyclin-A2-4-like, translated to MGKENAVSGNTIRLHGRPVTRALASALRASSKLITSSEVAATSHNQGRVLRVKSKRTDLDEKKANAPKKRAVLKDITNVTCENSYTSCFNVAVDNIKQIKKGRASSSKVASSSATSQVTDEKVEVVANSAGGSLSDCTGTSLGTNEASYSFIAQPSSRLPPRPLGTVERSCVGASSSVASIPKFVDIDLDGKDPLLCSLYALDIYYNLRVAELKRRPFPDFMERTQRDVTQTMRGILVDWLVEVSEEYTLVPDTLYLTVYLIDWFLHGNYVERQRLQLLGITCMLIASKYEEICAPRIEELCFITNNTYTRDQVLEMESQVLKHFSFQIYTPTSKTFLRRFLRAAQASYPSPSLEMEYLANYLTE